One Thermus sp. CCB_US3_UF1 DNA window includes the following coding sequences:
- a CDS encoding proton-translocating transhydrogenase family protein has protein sequence MEFGFWSALYIFVLTAFLGYELITRVPVILHTPLMSGSNFIHGVVVVGAMVVLGHAETGLEKAIGFLGVILGAANAAGGYAVTVRMLEMFERKPGKGGGP, from the coding sequence ATGGAGTTTGGCTTCTGGTCGGCGCTCTACATCTTCGTGCTCACGGCCTTCTTGGGCTATGAGCTCATCACCCGGGTTCCCGTGATCCTCCACACCCCCTTGATGTCGGGGTCCAACTTCATCCACGGGGTGGTGGTGGTGGGGGCCATGGTGGTTCTGGGCCACGCGGAAACCGGCCTGGAAAAGGCCATCGGCTTCCTGGGGGTCATCCTGGGGGCGGCCAACGCCGCCGGGGGGTACGCGGTCACGGTGCGCATGCTGGAGATGTTTGAGCGCAAGCCCGGCAAGGGGGGTGGTCCCTAA
- a CDS encoding DMT family transporter, producing the protein MRPSGLKIAGVLLLGVLAISLGSILVRLSLEAASDRSLAFSLVMSAGRMALAALLLAPGWRAPLRARAGLPWAVAAGVFLALHFAFWITSLSYTSVAASTALVTTNPVWITLFGWLFFGERPSGLTLLGVGVALLGGLTIGLGDAQGGSGPNPLLGDLLALLGALAASLYFLLGREAQRRGLSILEYVRVAYTAAALVLLPLPYLFGGGYGGYPWAVYGYLLLMALLPQLVGHTSFNWATRHIPPVLVSLAILFEPVGASLLAFLLFGEFPGVRVLLGALVLLLGVALAVVGGRR; encoded by the coding sequence ATGCGGCCCTCTGGCCTGAAGATCGCCGGTGTCCTCCTCCTGGGCGTCCTGGCCATCAGCCTGGGCAGCATCCTGGTGCGCCTGAGCCTCGAGGCCGCCTCGGACCGGAGCCTGGCCTTCAGCCTGGTGATGAGCGCCGGGCGCATGGCCCTGGCCGCCCTCCTCCTGGCCCCGGGATGGCGGGCCCCCCTTAGGGCGCGGGCTGGGCTACCCTGGGCGGTGGCCGCGGGGGTGTTTCTGGCCCTCCACTTCGCCTTCTGGATCACTTCCCTCTCCTACACCTCGGTGGCGGCCAGCACCGCCTTGGTCACCACCAACCCCGTCTGGATCACCCTTTTCGGTTGGCTTTTCTTCGGGGAACGCCCTTCCGGGCTCACCCTCCTGGGGGTAGGGGTGGCCCTCCTAGGGGGGCTTACCATCGGCCTGGGGGATGCCCAAGGGGGTTCGGGCCCCAACCCCCTCCTGGGAGACCTCTTGGCCCTTCTAGGGGCCTTGGCCGCCTCCCTTTACTTCCTCCTGGGGCGGGAAGCGCAAAGGCGGGGGCTTTCCATCCTGGAATACGTCCGGGTGGCCTACACCGCCGCCGCCCTGGTCCTTCTCCCCCTCCCCTACCTCTTTGGGGGCGGGTACGGGGGGTACCCGTGGGCGGTCTACGGCTACCTCCTCCTCATGGCCCTCCTGCCCCAGCTGGTGGGGCATACCAGCTTCAACTGGGCCACCCGGCACATCCCCCCAGTCCTGGTGAGCCTGGCCATCCTCTTTGAGCCGGTGGGGGCCAGCCTCCTCGCCTTCCTCCTCTTCGGGGAGTTCCCCGGGGTCCGGGTCCTCCTGGGGGCCTTGGTCCTCCTCCTGGGGGTGGCCTTGGCGGTGGTGGGAGGGCGACGGTGA
- a CDS encoding alpha-hydroxy-acid oxidizing protein has protein sequence MWGRKVQQRIYLAGLWGEKPPVPVHPEALAEAARRRMSLEAWAYVAGGAGLERTMAENRQAFDRYRLLPRMLRGAPPPALGLRVWGKAWAAPLFLAPIGVLELAHPLGELAAVRAAARKGVPFMVSNQSSYPLERVVEAARAVNPEALVFFQLYHSSDPRVVESFLRRAQRAGCAGVVLTVDTVQLGWRPRDLDLGHLPFLKGQGLAQYLTDPAFMAALDEPLEGPALKAPRSLALLRALWTLRRTGSRVGVRGLGRLLRAVRRFVATYSFPELSWEEVRRVREATPLPLLLKGILHPEDAARAVALGVDGIYVSNHGGRQVDGSLPALEALPRVVQAVEGRVPVLMDSGVRTGADAVKALALGAKAVGLGRPYVYGLALRGEEGVEAVLDHFLAEMELTLALSGVGRLEEVGPHLLAPGP, from the coding sequence ATGTGGGGTAGAAAGGTGCAGCAAAGGATCTACCTGGCAGGGCTTTGGGGAGAAAAACCCCCGGTGCCCGTCCATCCCGAGGCGTTGGCCGAGGCGGCGCGCCGGCGCATGTCCCTCGAGGCCTGGGCCTACGTGGCCGGAGGGGCCGGGCTGGAGCGCACCATGGCGGAAAACCGCCAGGCCTTTGACCGCTACCGCCTCCTTCCCCGGATGCTCCGGGGAGCCCCACCCCCAGCCCTGGGCCTAAGGGTCTGGGGAAAGGCCTGGGCCGCCCCCCTGTTCCTGGCCCCCATCGGGGTCCTGGAGCTGGCCCACCCCCTGGGGGAGCTGGCCGCGGTGCGGGCCGCCGCCCGGAAGGGGGTCCCCTTCATGGTCTCCAACCAGAGCTCCTACCCCTTAGAAAGGGTGGTGGAGGCGGCCCGGGCGGTGAACCCGGAGGCCTTGGTCTTTTTCCAGCTCTATCACTCCAGCGACCCCCGGGTGGTGGAGAGCTTCCTCCGGCGGGCCCAAAGGGCCGGGTGCGCCGGGGTGGTCCTCACCGTGGACACCGTCCAGCTGGGATGGCGCCCCCGCGACCTGGACCTGGGCCACCTGCCCTTCCTCAAGGGGCAAGGCCTGGCCCAGTACCTCACAGACCCGGCCTTCATGGCCGCCCTGGACGAGCCCCTGGAAGGGCCTGCCCTCAAGGCCCCACGGAGCCTGGCCCTCCTCCGGGCCCTTTGGACCCTGCGCCGGACGGGAAGCAGGGTGGGGGTGCGGGGCCTGGGCCGCCTCCTCCGGGCGGTGCGCCGCTTCGTGGCCACCTATTCCTTTCCCGAGCTCTCCTGGGAGGAGGTGCGCCGGGTGCGGGAAGCCACCCCCCTACCCCTGCTCCTCAAGGGCATCCTCCACCCGGAGGACGCGGCCCGGGCCGTGGCCCTAGGGGTGGACGGGATCTACGTGTCCAACCACGGGGGCCGGCAGGTGGACGGGAGCCTCCCGGCCCTGGAGGCCCTCCCCAGGGTCGTCCAGGCCGTGGAGGGGCGGGTGCCGGTCCTGATGGATAGCGGCGTCCGCACCGGGGCGGACGCGGTCAAGGCCCTGGCCCTGGGGGCCAAGGCGGTGGGGCTCGGGCGGCCCTACGTCTACGGCCTGGCTCTCCGGGGGGAAGAGGGCGTGGAGGCCGTTCTGGACCACTTCCTGGCGGAGATGGAACTCACCTTGGCCCTCTCGGGGGTGGGCCGCCTGGAAGAGGTAGGCCCCCATCTCCTCGCCCCGGGGCCCTAA
- a CDS encoding NAD(P)(+) transhydrogenase (Re/Si-specific) subunit beta, which yields MDLIQAAYFVVAILFIVGLKRMAHPTTAKSGIVWAGWGMVLAVLATFFWPELHNLGLMLLALGVGSVVAWWAAVKVAMTDMPQMVAIYNGMGGGAAATIAAVELFKGAFDNPGLMALAILGGLIGSVAFTGSLIAFAKLQGIMNSRPILFPGQKVVNALVLALTVLLGFSLLWNDPTLSITLFFLLALLFGILMTLPIGGGDMPVAISFYNAFTGMAVGFEGFAVGNPALMVAGTLVGAAGTLLTVLMAKAMNRSVWSVLVGGFGVEQEAGEVKGSLKPIDVEDAAVMLAYAGKVVFVPGYGMALSQAQHKVKELADLLESRGVEVKFAIHPVAGRMPGHMNVLLAEAGVDYDKLKDLEEINPEFPTVDVAVVIGANDVVNPAARRPGSPLYGMPILDVDKAKNVIVIKRGQGKGFAGVENELFYADNTRMLYGDAQGVLTQLTQALKKL from the coding sequence ATGGACCTCATCCAGGCGGCCTACTTCGTGGTGGCCATCCTCTTCATCGTGGGGCTTAAGCGCATGGCCCACCCCACCACCGCCAAAAGCGGCATCGTCTGGGCAGGGTGGGGCATGGTGTTGGCCGTGCTGGCCACCTTCTTCTGGCCGGAGCTGCACAACCTGGGCCTCATGCTCCTGGCCCTTGGGGTGGGCTCGGTGGTGGCCTGGTGGGCGGCGGTCAAGGTGGCCATGACGGACATGCCCCAGATGGTGGCCATCTACAACGGCATGGGCGGCGGCGCCGCCGCCACCATCGCCGCGGTGGAGCTCTTCAAGGGGGCCTTTGACAACCCCGGGCTCATGGCCCTGGCCATCCTGGGCGGCCTCATCGGCAGCGTGGCCTTCACCGGGAGCCTCATCGCCTTCGCCAAGCTCCAGGGGATCATGAATAGCCGCCCCATCCTTTTCCCTGGGCAGAAGGTGGTGAACGCCCTGGTCCTGGCCCTAACGGTCCTCCTGGGCTTCTCCCTTCTCTGGAATGACCCCACCCTCAGCATCACCCTTTTCTTCCTTCTGGCCCTCCTCTTCGGCATCCTCATGACCCTGCCCATCGGCGGCGGGGACATGCCCGTGGCCATCTCCTTCTACAACGCCTTCACCGGCATGGCCGTGGGCTTTGAGGGCTTCGCCGTGGGCAACCCCGCCCTCATGGTGGCGGGCACCCTGGTGGGGGCGGCGGGTACCCTGCTCACCGTGCTCATGGCCAAGGCCATGAACCGCTCGGTCTGGAGCGTCTTGGTGGGCGGCTTTGGCGTGGAGCAGGAGGCGGGGGAGGTCAAGGGGAGCCTCAAGCCCATTGACGTGGAGGACGCGGCGGTGATGCTGGCCTACGCCGGCAAGGTGGTCTTCGTCCCCGGTTACGGCATGGCCCTCTCCCAGGCCCAGCACAAGGTGAAGGAGCTGGCTGACCTGCTGGAGAGCCGGGGGGTGGAGGTGAAGTTCGCCATCCACCCCGTGGCCGGGCGGATGCCGGGGCACATGAACGTCCTCCTGGCCGAGGCTGGGGTGGATTACGACAAGCTGAAGGACCTCGAGGAGATCAACCCCGAGTTCCCCACCGTGGACGTGGCCGTGGTAATCGGGGCCAACGACGTGGTGAACCCCGCCGCCCGCCGCCCCGGAAGCCCCCTCTACGGCATGCCCATCCTGGACGTGGACAAGGCCAAGAACGTCATCGTCATCAAGCGCGGCCAAGGCAAGGGCTTTGCCGGGGTGGAAAACGAGCTCTTCTACGCCGACAACACCCGCATGCTCTATGGGGACGCCCAGGGCGTCCTCACCCAGCTCACCCAGGCCCTGAAAAAGCTCTAG
- a CDS encoding NAD(P) transhydrogenase subunit alpha has product MVTIAVPKERAPGERRVALVPEVVARLVKGGARVRVERGAGEGAYHPDAAYAEAGAEVVERGELLKGANLLFTVQPPPEDLIGALEPGAIVVGFVQAHKNPELVRALAAKRATVIAMELIPRITRAQSMDALSSQATVAGYLAAVHAARLSPRFFPMLTTAAGTIRPAKVMVMGVGVAGLMAIATAKRLGAQVFAYDVRKAAVEQAVSLGAKPIELPISAEGEGGYARELTEEEKRIQHEALREHVAGMDVLITTAQVPGRRAPILLTEDMMERLKPGTVVVDLAAESGGNCVLTRPGEVVEVRGVRIYGPLNLPSELSVHASEMYAKNLLNLSALLVEKGEFAPKWEDEIVKGALLMKDGEILHGPTKALVGGA; this is encoded by the coding sequence ATGGTGACCATCGCGGTTCCTAAGGAAAGGGCCCCTGGGGAAAGACGGGTGGCCCTGGTGCCCGAGGTGGTGGCCCGGCTGGTCAAAGGGGGGGCCAGGGTCCGGGTGGAGCGGGGCGCCGGGGAAGGCGCCTACCACCCGGATGCGGCCTACGCGGAGGCCGGGGCGGAGGTGGTGGAGCGAGGGGAGCTTCTAAAGGGGGCCAACCTCCTCTTTACCGTCCAACCTCCCCCCGAGGACCTGATCGGGGCCTTGGAGCCCGGGGCCATCGTGGTGGGCTTCGTCCAGGCCCACAAAAACCCCGAGCTGGTGAGGGCCTTGGCCGCCAAGAGGGCCACGGTGATCGCCATGGAGCTCATCCCCCGCATCACCCGGGCCCAGAGCATGGACGCCCTTTCCAGCCAGGCCACGGTGGCGGGGTACCTGGCGGCGGTCCATGCGGCCCGGCTTTCCCCCCGTTTCTTCCCCATGCTCACCACCGCCGCGGGCACCATCCGCCCCGCCAAGGTGATGGTGATGGGGGTGGGCGTGGCGGGGCTCATGGCCATCGCCACCGCCAAGCGCCTGGGGGCCCAGGTCTTCGCCTACGACGTGCGCAAGGCGGCGGTGGAGCAGGCGGTGTCCCTGGGGGCCAAGCCCATTGAGCTCCCCATCAGCGCCGAGGGAGAAGGGGGTTACGCCCGCGAGCTCACCGAGGAGGAGAAGCGCATCCAGCACGAGGCCCTGCGCGAGCACGTGGCGGGGATGGACGTGCTCATCACCACCGCCCAGGTGCCGGGCCGCCGCGCCCCCATCCTCCTCACCGAGGACATGATGGAACGGCTCAAGCCTGGGACCGTGGTGGTGGACCTGGCCGCCGAGAGCGGGGGCAACTGCGTCCTCACCCGGCCCGGGGAGGTGGTGGAGGTCCGGGGGGTGCGCATCTACGGCCCCCTGAACCTTCCCAGCGAACTCTCCGTGCACGCCTCGGAGATGTACGCCAAAAACCTCCTCAACCTCTCGGCCTTGCTGGTGGAAAAGGGCGAGTTCGCCCCCAAGTGGGAGGACGAGATCGTCAAGGGGGCGCTCCTGATGAAAGACGGGGAGATCCTGCACGGGCCCACCAAGGCCCTCGTGGGAGGTGCGTGA
- the ssb gene encoding single-stranded DNA-binding protein: MARGLNRVFLIGALAAPPDMRYTPGGLAVLDLTLAGQDYLESGGQGREVPWYHRVRLLGRQAEMWGDTLKKGQLLFVEGRLEYRQWEREGEKRSELQVRGEFVDPLEPRGRETQEDARSQPRLRHALNQVLLMGNLTRDPDLRYTPQGTAVARLGLAVNERRRGQGGEEERTHFIEVQAWRELAEWAGELRRGDGLLVIGRLVNDSWTGSNGERRFQTRVEALRLEQPTRGPAQAGGSGSQDAPKARPAQTGGVDIDDGLEDFPPEEDLPF; this comes from the coding sequence ATGGCCAGAGGCCTGAACCGTGTCTTTCTCATCGGCGCCCTCGCCGCCCCGCCGGACATGCGCTACACCCCGGGGGGGTTGGCCGTCTTGGACCTCACCTTGGCCGGCCAGGACTACCTGGAAAGCGGGGGCCAAGGGCGGGAGGTTCCCTGGTACCACCGGGTGCGCCTTTTGGGCCGTCAGGCGGAGATGTGGGGGGATACCCTGAAGAAGGGACAGCTCCTCTTTGTGGAGGGGCGGCTGGAGTACCGCCAGTGGGAGCGGGAGGGGGAGAAGCGGAGCGAGCTCCAGGTGCGGGGGGAGTTTGTGGACCCCCTGGAGCCTCGAGGCCGCGAGACCCAGGAGGATGCCAGGAGCCAGCCCAGGCTCCGCCACGCCCTCAACCAGGTCCTCCTCATGGGCAACCTGACCCGCGACCCCGACCTCCGCTACACCCCCCAGGGCACGGCGGTGGCCCGGCTGGGCTTAGCGGTGAACGAGCGCCGCCGGGGGCAAGGCGGCGAGGAGGAGAGGACCCACTTCATTGAGGTTCAGGCCTGGCGCGAACTGGCCGAGTGGGCCGGGGAGCTGAGGCGGGGCGATGGGCTTTTGGTGATCGGCCGTTTGGTGAATGACTCCTGGACTGGCTCCAACGGAGAGCGCCGCTTCCAGACCCGTGTGGAAGCCCTCCGCTTGGAGCAACCCACCCGTGGACCTGCCCAGGCCGGCGGAAGCGGGTCCCAGGATGCGCCCAAGGCGCGTCCCGCCCAGACGGGTGGGGTGGATATTGACGATGGACTGGAAGACTTCCCGCCGGAGGAGGATTTGCCGTTTTGA
- a CDS encoding EamA family transporter gives MSYVALAALLWGLGGALAGRFMEAIPPGVLIPLRFLLSFLLLLPLLLRFPPKGEGPRLLGVGLALSGAQAFYYLAIHATSVATGIFLQYLAPALLTLYALLRGERLPGRALGGVALALLGAYVLVVGPGGLSASLLGVAYGLLSALSFALYALFSHGLKTPPLVSLGVATGVGSLLSLPVLLAHLPQVLALSPGAWAAVAYVVTLGTVVPFGLFLLGVRTVPARQATLVAMLEPVAGALFAWPLAGQALRLEALLGGALILLGVALNRR, from the coding sequence GTGAGCTACGTGGCCTTGGCTGCGTTGCTCTGGGGCCTGGGGGGGGCCCTGGCAGGGCGCTTCATGGAGGCCATCCCCCCGGGGGTCCTGATCCCCTTGCGCTTCCTCCTGAGCTTCCTCCTCCTCCTTCCCCTCCTCCTCCGCTTTCCCCCCAAGGGGGAAGGGCCCCGCCTCCTGGGGGTGGGCCTGGCCCTTTCCGGGGCCCAGGCCTTTTACTACCTGGCCATCCACGCCACCAGCGTGGCCACCGGCATCTTCCTCCAGTACCTGGCCCCCGCCCTCCTCACCCTCTACGCCCTTCTTCGCGGGGAGCGGCTTCCCGGGCGGGCCCTGGGGGGGGTGGCCCTGGCCCTCCTGGGGGCCTACGTGCTGGTGGTGGGGCCAGGGGGGCTTTCCGCTAGCCTCCTCGGGGTGGCCTACGGCCTCCTCTCTGCCCTTTCCTTTGCCCTTTACGCCCTCTTCTCCCACGGGCTCAAGACCCCGCCCCTGGTGAGCCTGGGGGTGGCCACGGGGGTGGGGAGCCTCCTCTCCCTTCCCGTCCTCCTGGCCCACCTGCCCCAGGTCCTGGCCCTCAGCCCCGGGGCCTGGGCGGCGGTGGCCTACGTGGTCACACTGGGCACGGTGGTGCCCTTTGGGCTTTTCCTCCTGGGGGTGCGCACGGTGCCGGCGCGGCAGGCCACCTTGGTGGCCATGCTGGAGCCGGTGGCGGGAGCCCTTTTTGCCTGGCCCCTGGCGGGGCAGGCCTTGCGCCTCGAGGCCCTGTTGGGCGGCGCCCTCATCCTCTTGGGCGTGGCCCTGAACCGGAGGTGA
- the rplI gene encoding 50S ribosomal protein L9 produces the protein MKVILLEPLENLGDVGQVVRVKPGYAKNYLLPRGLAVLATESNLKALEAKIRAQAKRLAERKAEAERLKEILESLTLTIPVRAGENKIYGSVTAKDVAEALSRQHGITIDPKRLGLERPIKELGEYVLTYKPHPEVPIRLKVSVVAQ, from the coding sequence GTGAAGGTCATCCTGCTGGAACCCCTGGAGAACCTGGGCGACGTGGGCCAGGTGGTGCGGGTCAAGCCCGGCTACGCCAAGAACTACCTCCTGCCCCGGGGCTTGGCCGTTTTGGCCACCGAGAGCAACCTCAAGGCCCTGGAGGCCAAGATCCGCGCCCAGGCCAAGCGCCTGGCGGAGCGCAAGGCCGAGGCCGAGCGCCTCAAGGAAATCCTGGAGAGCCTTACCCTCACCATCCCGGTGCGGGCGGGGGAGAACAAGATCTACGGCTCCGTGACCGCCAAGGACGTGGCCGAGGCCCTTTCCCGCCAGCACGGCATCACCATCGATCCCAAGCGCCTGGGGCTGGAGCGGCCCATCAAGGAGCTGGGGGAGTACGTCCTCACCTACAAGCCCCACCCCGAGGTGCCCATCCGGCTTAAGGTGAGCGTGGTGGCCCAGTAA
- the rpsR gene encoding 30S ribosomal protein S18 gives MSTKNAKPKKEAQRRPSRKAKVKASLGEFDLKDYRNVEVLKRFLSETGKILPRRRTGLTAKEQRILARTIKRARILGLLPFTEKLVRK, from the coding sequence TTGAGCACGAAGAACGCGAAACCCAAGAAGGAGGCGCAAAGGCGCCCCTCCCGGAAGGCCAAGGTGAAGGCCAGCCTGGGGGAGTTTGACCTCAAGGACTACCGCAACGTGGAGGTGCTGAAGCGGTTCCTCTCGGAGACGGGGAAGATCCTCCCCCGTCGCCGCACGGGGCTGACCGCCAAGGAGCAGCGGATCCTGGCCCGCACCATCAAGCGGGCGCGGATCCTGGGGCTCTTGCCCTTCACGGAGAAGCTGGTGCGCAAGTAG
- a CDS encoding YifB family Mg chelatase-like AAA ATPase, with protein sequence MLAQVQSYALFGLDAVPVTVEVDVSPGLPSYALVGLPDKAVEESRERVRAALKNAGFPYPQARVVVNLAPAELKKEGSHFDLAIALGLLAAQGVVPLEALSGLAVAGELGLDGSLRPVPGAVNLALGALAEGRRLLLPLPSAKEAALVEGVEALGAENLAQAVAHLRGEEALSPALPEAALEALEVLDLRDVKGQAKAKRALEIAAAGYHHLLLVGSPGSGKTMLARRLPFLLPPLSQEAALEVSRIHSAAGRALKGLPRTPPFRAPHHTVSYAGLIGGGAIPKPGEVSLAHRGVLFLDEFPEFSRDALEALRQPLEDGVVTVARARASLTFPARFLLAAAMNPCPCGWYGDPERPCACTPSLRQRYAGRISGPLLDRFDLVVEVPRLTPEELARAPEGEGTERVRERVLRARERMLLRQGKPNGELTGKALREAARLTPGAEALLLSAARKLLLSARAHDRLLRVARTVADLAGAERVEEAHVAEALTYRRSLY encoded by the coding sequence ATGCTAGCCCAGGTGCAAAGCTACGCCCTCTTCGGCCTGGACGCGGTTCCTGTCACCGTAGAGGTGGATGTCAGCCCTGGGCTTCCCAGCTACGCCCTGGTGGGCCTGCCGGACAAGGCGGTGGAGGAGAGCCGGGAGCGGGTGCGGGCGGCCCTGAAAAACGCCGGCTTCCCCTACCCCCAGGCCCGGGTGGTGGTGAACCTGGCCCCGGCGGAGCTCAAGAAGGAGGGGAGCCACTTTGACCTGGCCATCGCCCTGGGCCTCCTGGCGGCCCAAGGGGTGGTGCCCCTCGAGGCCCTTTCGGGGCTGGCGGTGGCCGGGGAGCTGGGCCTGGATGGCAGCCTCCGCCCGGTGCCCGGGGCGGTGAACCTGGCCCTGGGGGCCCTGGCCGAGGGGAGGAGGCTCCTCCTCCCCCTCCCGAGCGCCAAGGAGGCCGCCCTGGTGGAGGGGGTGGAGGCCCTGGGGGCGGAAAACCTGGCCCAGGCCGTGGCCCACCTGCGGGGGGAGGAGGCCCTAAGCCCCGCCCTGCCCGAGGCGGCCCTCGAGGCCCTGGAGGTCCTGGACCTCCGGGACGTGAAGGGCCAGGCCAAGGCCAAGCGGGCCCTGGAGATCGCCGCCGCCGGCTACCACCACCTCCTCCTGGTGGGCAGCCCCGGCTCGGGCAAGACCATGCTGGCCCGGCGGCTTCCCTTTCTCCTTCCGCCCCTCTCCCAGGAGGCGGCCCTGGAGGTGAGCCGCATCCACTCCGCTGCCGGGCGGGCCCTCAAGGGCCTTCCCCGCACCCCGCCCTTCCGCGCCCCCCACCACACGGTGAGCTACGCCGGCCTCATCGGGGGAGGGGCCATCCCCAAGCCAGGGGAGGTTTCCTTGGCCCACCGGGGGGTCCTCTTCCTGGACGAGTTCCCCGAGTTCAGCCGCGACGCCCTGGAGGCGCTGCGCCAGCCCCTGGAGGACGGGGTGGTCACCGTGGCCCGGGCCCGGGCCAGCCTCACCTTCCCCGCCCGCTTCCTCCTGGCGGCGGCCATGAACCCCTGCCCCTGCGGCTGGTACGGGGACCCGGAAAGGCCCTGCGCCTGCACCCCTTCCCTTCGCCAGCGCTACGCTGGCCGCATCTCCGGCCCCCTCCTGGACCGCTTCGACCTGGTGGTGGAGGTGCCCCGCCTGACCCCGGAAGAACTGGCCCGCGCCCCCGAAGGGGAGGGTACGGAACGGGTACGGGAAAGAGTTCTAAGGGCCCGGGAACGGATGCTGTTGCGCCAGGGCAAGCCCAACGGGGAGCTTACGGGAAAAGCCCTACGGGAGGCAGCCCGCCTCACCCCGGGGGCCGAGGCCCTCCTCCTTTCCGCCGCCAGGAAACTCCTCCTCTCCGCCCGGGCCCACGACCGCCTCCTCCGGGTGGCCCGCACGGTGGCCGACCTGGCCGGGGCCGAACGGGTGGAGGAGGCCCACGTGGCCGAGGCGCTGACGTACCGGCGGAGCCTCTATTAG
- the rpsF gene encoding 30S ribosomal protein S6, translated as MRKYEVNIILSPNLDQSQLTLEKEIIAKALEGFGAKVEKVEEWGLRRLAYPIAKDTQGYFLFYLVEMPENRANDLARELRLRDNVRRVMVVKVQEPFLAKA; from the coding sequence ATGCGCAAGTACGAGGTCAACATCATCCTGAGCCCCAACCTGGACCAGTCCCAGCTCACCCTGGAGAAGGAGATCATCGCCAAGGCCCTCGAGGGCTTCGGGGCCAAGGTGGAAAAGGTGGAGGAGTGGGGGCTGCGCCGCCTGGCCTACCCCATCGCCAAGGACACCCAGGGCTACTTCCTCTTCTACCTGGTGGAGATGCCCGAGAACCGGGCCAATGACCTGGCCCGGGAGCTTCGCCTGCGCGACAACGTGCGCCGGGTGATGGTGGTCAAGGTGCAGGAGCCCTTCCTCGCCAAGGCGTAA
- a CDS encoding nitrate/nitrite transporter translates to MAARVFFLFTLGYFLSYFYRSANAVLSKDLSQELGLGPAELGFMTSLFYLAFAAVQLPLGGFLDRVGPRVVTPSLLLVAALGSLVFALAPSFPVLALGRALIGVGMAAALMGSLKAFSLWFPQGYATVSTLLVGLGATGGLLAATPLALLKEALGWRGVFLLGAGVVVLVALLIHLGVRNAPPGVPWPRGGGGGGLREVLGNRRLLRVAFLGLAFGGSFLALQTLWVGAYAYALGLGAVAVGNLLFLYSGGAVLGFLVSGYLADRFGTPRVLVLSALLFALGLGLLLLRALVPAYALLGFFGAFNILTLTQARELVPPHLVGRGTTLVNLFAIGGTFLLQWGVGVVVGALGYGWAFGGLLGLLVLALALYWPLFRR, encoded by the coding sequence ATGGCGGCACGGGTCTTTTTCCTCTTCACCCTAGGGTACTTCCTCTCCTACTTCTACCGCTCGGCCAACGCGGTGCTTTCCAAGGACCTTTCCCAGGAGCTGGGCCTGGGCCCGGCGGAGCTCGGCTTCATGACCAGCCTCTTCTACCTGGCCTTCGCCGCGGTGCAGCTCCCCCTGGGAGGGTTTTTGGACCGGGTGGGGCCGCGGGTCGTCACCCCTAGCCTCCTCCTGGTGGCCGCCTTGGGCAGCCTGGTCTTCGCCCTGGCCCCAAGCTTCCCCGTCTTGGCCCTGGGCCGGGCCCTGATCGGGGTGGGGATGGCCGCGGCCCTCATGGGCTCCCTGAAGGCCTTCAGCCTCTGGTTCCCCCAGGGCTACGCCACGGTTTCCACCCTCCTGGTGGGCTTAGGGGCCACGGGAGGGCTTCTCGCGGCCACCCCCTTGGCCCTCCTGAAGGAAGCCCTGGGCTGGCGCGGGGTCTTCCTCCTGGGAGCGGGGGTGGTGGTCCTGGTGGCCCTCCTCATCCACCTGGGGGTGCGCAACGCCCCGCCTGGGGTCCCGTGGCCCAGGGGCGGGGGTGGCGGGGGGCTGAGGGAGGTCCTGGGCAACCGCCGCCTCCTGCGGGTGGCCTTTTTGGGCCTGGCCTTTGGCGGAAGCTTTCTGGCCCTGCAGACCCTTTGGGTGGGGGCCTACGCCTACGCCCTGGGCCTGGGGGCGGTGGCGGTGGGCAACCTCCTCTTCCTCTACTCGGGGGGGGCGGTGTTGGGCTTTTTGGTCTCGGGCTACTTGGCGGACCGCTTCGGCACCCCCAGGGTGCTGGTCCTCTCCGCCCTCCTCTTCGCCTTGGGCCTTGGCCTCCTCCTCCTTAGGGCCCTCGTACCCGCCTACGCCCTCCTGGGCTTTTTTGGCGCCTTCAACATCCTCACCCTCACCCAAGCCCGAGAGCTGGTCCCCCCCCACCTGGTGGGCCGGGGCACCACCCTGGTCAACCTCTTCGCCATTGGGGGCACTTTCCTCTTGCAATGGGGGGTGGGGGTGGTGGTGGGCGCCCTGGGGTACGGGTGGGCCTTTGGGGGGCTCCTGGGACTCCTGGTATTGGCCCTGGCCCTTTACTGGCCGCTCTTTCGCAGGTAA